CGCTGCCACAGTAGCAACgtggaccagcagggggcatggcGGCCAAGGACCCGTCTTCCGGCCCTAGTCTGGAGAGTGCACATCTGTATCGACAAGCTCTCCCCAGAGGAGGTGATGGGGCAGCAGCTTGGGAGAGCTGCAGGGCCATATGCGGGCGGGGGCCGTCTGGCTGTCCGGCTGAGTAGCGGGCCGCTCGCTGCCTCCTGAGCTGTGGGATTCCTCCTGCTCCCATATTAGCCATCAGCTGGGCACCAGGCTCAGCTCATAACAACACCCCCCCGTTTCGGCAGTCGTGTGCCGGCAGGTCTGTCACACGGGCCGGTGTGCGGGGGGGGCGGATGGAGGGTGTTGGCAAGCTCCGGGCCTGGGTAATTACGCCTTCTCTAAGGAGCTGGCGTGGGACGGCAAGACAGCTGAGCGCAGACCTCACGCTCAGATAACATCGGGGGCGGCCCGGTGAAGCATGAGCCaggagagggtgggggggtggtggtgttaAGCTCCTTTCTCAAGGGTACAGCTCAGGATTTCAAACTGTGGCTGTCACCATTTCCCGGGTCCGGTTGCTTAAGCGCCACACTCGGCCGCGGTAATTAGACAGAGCCGCTGTTTGAATCTGCTGCATCTTTCAGAGAGAGCAAGCAGAACAAACCTGAATGGGAGAAGCAGGCTACAGTGCGCGCGGGCCACAGTGGGCCACAGCGCGCAGGCTACAGCGGGCCACAGTGGGCCACAGCGCGCAGGCTACAGCGGGCCACAGTGGGCCACAGTGCACAGGCTACAGCGGGCCACAGTGAGCCACATCACGCAGGCTACATCGGGCCACAGTGGGCCACAGTGGGCCACAGCGGGCCACAGGCTACATCGGGCCACAGTGGGCCATAGTGCGCAGGCTACATCGGGCCACAGTGGGCTACAGCGCGCAGGCTACATCGGGCCACAGTGGGCTACAGCGCGCAGGCTACATCGGGCCACAGTGGGCTACAGCGCGCAGGCTACAGCGGGCCACAGTGGGCTACAGCGCGCAGGCTACATCGGGCCACAGTGAGCCACAGTGCACAGGCTACATCGGGCCACAGTGGGCCACAGCGCGCAGGCTACATCGGGCCACAGTGAGCCACAGTGCGCAGGCTACATCGGGCCACAGCGGGCCACAGTGCGCAGGCTACATCGGGTCACAGTGGGCCACAGTGCGCAGGCTACATCGGGCCACAGCGCGCGCGGACCACAGTGGGCCACAGCATGTAGGGTACATCGGGCCACAGCGCGCGGGCCACAGCGGGCCACAGCGGGCCACAGCGCACAGGCTACATCAGGCTACATCGGGCCACAGCGTGCGCGAGCCACAGCGCGCAGGCTACATTGGGCCACAGGCTACATCAGGCCACAGCGGGCC
Above is a genomic segment from Brienomyrus brachyistius isolate T26 unplaced genomic scaffold, BBRACH_0.4 scaffold140, whole genome shotgun sequence containing:
- the LOC125727971 gene encoding uncharacterized protein LOC125727971 gives rise to the protein MAAKDPSSGPSLESAHLYRQALPRGVVCRQTEPLFESAASFRESKQNKPEWEKQATVRAGHSGPQRAGYSGPQWATARRLQRATVGHSAQATAGHSEPHHAGYIGPQWATVGHSGPQATSGHSGLQRAGYIGPQWATARRLQRATVGYSAQATSGHSEPQCTGYIGPQWATARRLHRATVSHSAQATSGHSGPQCAGYIGSQWATVRRLHRATARADHSGPQHVGYIGPQRAGHSGPQRATAHRLHQATSGHSVREPQRAGYIGPQATSGHSGPQRTGYIRPQRAR